A part of Cystobacter ferrugineus genomic DNA contains:
- a CDS encoding MmpS family transport accessory protein — MDSRSFARTFLAVVGVALASCGDPASEQIAPLDCIMDTGTSQIPTLIPAPAGYSVKYEVTGSGAGTITKIIYRDGTSTPVVVENPVLPWTETVILYPDMDVGIGMEGSVSNGRFEMKYNGTLNSSSGGSIGAKVSGNKVCEQQLRSSTTVD; from the coding sequence ATGGATTCACGTTCGTTCGCGCGTACATTCCTGGCGGTGGTGGGTGTTGCCCTGGCCTCATGTGGAGATCCGGCCTCGGAGCAGATTGCTCCCCTGGACTGCATCATGGATACTGGTACCTCTCAGATTCCCACGTTGATACCGGCGCCGGCGGGTTACTCCGTGAAGTACGAGGTCACCGGTAGCGGAGCGGGCACGATCACGAAAATCATCTACCGCGATGGTACTTCCACTCCGGTGGTCGTGGAGAATCCGGTCTTGCCCTGGACGGAGACCGTCATCCTCTATCCCGACATGGATGTGGGGATCGGGATGGAGGGCTCGGTGTCCAACGGGCGCTTCGAGATGAAGTACAACGGTACGTTGAACTCCTCGTCAGGAGGGAGCATCGGCGCCAAGGTGTCGGGGAACAAGGTGTGTGAGCAGCAGCTCAGATCGAGCACGACCGTGGACTGA
- the sigJ gene encoding RNA polymerase sigma factor SigJ, giving the protein MPNRDDAAIFEQFRPTLLGLAYRMLGSRADAEDAVQDTFIKWRNADRGKIENPASWLTALCTRRCIDLARSAHRTRVDYLGPWLPEPLHTPSENEAENALSMASSLTTAFLLMLERLTPKERAAYLLHEIFDVSYTEAAKTLDIQESTCRKLVSRARASIEQAKVRHITPVDRQEQLLAAFKAAVVGGNTDQLAVLLSDDIELSADGGGKVPTVLRVLRGKAEVLEFITQKLRQYWSAYQWSASEINGGRGVILHEEELATVAVSFAYDEAGRTTNIYIVRNPDKLSHLNGLLKQ; this is encoded by the coding sequence ATGCCGAATCGTGACGACGCCGCCATCTTCGAGCAGTTCAGGCCCACACTCCTGGGGCTGGCCTATCGCATGCTTGGGTCGCGGGCCGACGCCGAGGATGCCGTCCAGGACACGTTCATCAAGTGGCGGAACGCCGACAGGGGCAAGATCGAGAATCCGGCGTCGTGGCTCACGGCCCTCTGCACGCGCCGATGCATCGACCTGGCCAGGTCCGCCCATAGAACCCGGGTGGACTACCTGGGACCCTGGCTGCCCGAACCGCTCCATACACCGAGCGAAAACGAGGCTGAAAACGCCTTGTCGATGGCGTCATCCCTGACGACCGCGTTCTTGTTGATGCTCGAACGGCTCACGCCGAAGGAGCGGGCCGCCTATCTGCTCCACGAGATCTTCGACGTCTCCTACACGGAAGCCGCGAAGACCCTCGATATCCAGGAGAGCACCTGCCGCAAGCTGGTTTCCAGAGCCCGAGCCAGCATCGAGCAGGCGAAGGTCAGGCACATCACTCCGGTTGACAGGCAGGAGCAGCTGCTCGCCGCCTTCAAGGCGGCCGTCGTCGGCGGCAACACGGATCAACTGGCGGTCCTGCTCTCGGACGATATCGAGCTCAGCGCCGACGGGGGAGGCAAGGTGCCCACCGTTCTCCGTGTGCTGCGCGGCAAGGCGGAAGTGCTGGAGTTCATCACGCAGAAGCTCCGCCAGTATTGGAGCGCCTATCAATGGAGTGCGTCGGAAATCAACGGTGGCCGAGGAGTCATCCTTCACGAAGAGGAGCTGGCGACGGTGGCCGTCTCCTTTGCCTACGACGAAGCAGGCAGGACGACGAACATCTACATCGTGCGCAACCCCGACAAGCTCTCCCACTTGAATGGATTGCTCAAGCAATAG
- a CDS encoding bifunctional metallophosphatase/5'-nucleotidase, translating into MLLSRSKNLLVLTSLLWLSACQTTRTVTLVGMADYHSHALPMFSEGEPGQGGVARAMAYLRAAKARPDTLVVSGGDMMNQGVPVWSDMYGCVEWSWFNGVVDVMALGNHDLDYGAEAFARCRASITYPVLSANLLGANGLPYFQVDGRPYVVRDVAGVRVGLFAVAGPDMQRLVTPEHLPVGTRWTDATATARGVVDTLRNRERVAAVVLIGHQQREADMALARAVPGIDLILGSHSHEKEGLRRLPGTDTYLVSPYQYLTYLSEVRLRFQAGRLVGVEGGLVKMDASKPEDPRTAAEVARLQAALVAERPELFVEMGRRRTPLRDDGVTTGPSEVGVWATEVWRRTVGAHAFFATASTFRAGLPEGPVAAETFFAAFPYRNTLVTARMTGAQLQAWVELSESKRGSDSYSQSSGVRYTVRQGRVEDLRVLVNPATPGSGFEPVLPERTYRVATTDFQAFVAPDYKEAWARAASPQRTAWDSQSLLAGALSADRP; encoded by the coding sequence ATGCTCCTTTCACGTTCGAAAAATCTCCTCGTCCTCACGAGCCTGCTGTGGCTGAGCGCCTGTCAGACGACGCGCACGGTGACGCTGGTGGGGATGGCGGACTACCACTCGCACGCGCTGCCCATGTTCTCCGAGGGCGAGCCTGGGCAGGGCGGTGTGGCCCGGGCAATGGCCTACCTGCGCGCGGCCAAGGCCAGGCCGGACACACTGGTGGTGTCCGGGGGCGACATGATGAACCAGGGGGTGCCCGTGTGGAGCGACATGTACGGGTGCGTGGAGTGGTCGTGGTTCAACGGGGTGGTGGACGTCATGGCACTCGGCAACCACGACCTGGACTACGGCGCCGAGGCATTCGCTCGCTGCCGGGCCTCCATCACCTACCCGGTGCTCAGCGCCAACCTGCTCGGCGCGAACGGCCTTCCTTACTTCCAGGTGGACGGCCGTCCCTACGTGGTGCGTGACGTGGCGGGCGTGCGCGTGGGGCTCTTCGCCGTGGCGGGGCCGGACATGCAGCGGCTGGTGACGCCCGAGCACCTGCCCGTCGGAACGCGGTGGACGGATGCGACGGCCACGGCGCGCGGTGTGGTGGACACCCTGCGCAACCGCGAGCGCGTGGCCGCCGTGGTCCTCATCGGCCACCAGCAGCGCGAGGCCGACATGGCACTGGCGCGGGCGGTGCCGGGAATCGATCTCATCCTCGGCTCGCACTCGCACGAGAAGGAAGGGCTGCGGCGGTTGCCCGGGACGGACACGTACCTCGTGTCGCCCTACCAGTACCTCACCTACCTGTCCGAGGTGCGCTTGCGCTTCCAGGCCGGGCGGCTCGTGGGGGTGGAGGGGGGCCTCGTGAAGATGGATGCCTCGAAGCCCGAGGACCCGCGGACGGCGGCGGAGGTGGCGCGGCTGCAAGCGGCGCTCGTGGCGGAGCGCCCGGAGCTCTTCGTGGAGATGGGCCGGCGGAGGACGCCGCTGCGAGACGACGGCGTCACCACGGGCCCGTCCGAGGTGGGTGTCTGGGCCACCGAGGTGTGGCGCCGGACGGTGGGGGCCCATGCCTTCTTCGCGACCGCCTCGACCTTCCGGGCGGGACTGCCCGAGGGGCCGGTGGCGGCGGAAACCTTCTTCGCGGCCTTCCCGTATCGCAACACGCTGGTGACGGCGAGGATGACGGGGGCGCAGCTCCAGGCGTGGGTGGAGTTGAGCGAGTCGAAGCGGGGCTCGGACTCCTACAGTCAGTCCAGTGGGGTGCGCTACACGGTGCGCCAGGGCCGGGTGGAGGACCTGCGGGTGCTCGTGAATCCCGCGACGCCCGGGTCGGGCTTCGAGCCCGTGCTGCCCGAGCGCACCTACCGCGTGGCGACGACGGATTTCCAGGCGTTCGTGGCGCCGGACTATAAGGAGGCCTGGGCCCGGGCGGCCTCGCCCCAGCGCACCGCGTGGGACTCGCAATCGCTGCTCGCCGGAGCGTTGAGCGCGGACAGGCCCTGA
- a CDS encoding amidohydrolase family protein yields the protein MPPSSSRLVCRLLCAAAAVCLTAASPSAADGAYDLVILGSVRGEMVVASDAKSRRVSFRYDDRGRGHDMRTELRVDAARLPTAYAASGLNYLKAPIAETFEHTDQGGRWTSAADQGQSPDRGFYLPHEASLDANTTLAQALLRAPERELAILPRGRARIEEVMRTRLSGDEAAILYFIHGLSFGPAPLWLDEAGDLILEGNGWASARRKGLGAQAEKLIELQQEALTQRERRDALRLAQKPSGPVVFHDVALYDATRRKLVKARSVIVDGQRIQWVGPARRAKIAPNAQVIKGRGRVLLPGLFDMHTHLADNIGGLLAIASGVTSARDLANQIDPLIKRAAAWDAGELIGPRVFRSAMIDARHPLAGPTELLVATPDEARSAVERAAAAGFPAVKLYSSLTPEQVRVIISEAKQRGLRVGGHVPAGMTMTQAIEAGFDEVNHANFWMLGFMGQEVVDKTNSPVRLTALGERGRDIDLGSKPVTELVALVRDRKIVLDPTLSVFEDTLAARRGEPAPSIAAVADRMPATVVRSMSGGGTAETEAQLERNRQSLERLGQMFMLMHRAGVTMVPGTDGIPGLALVRELETYVEAGLAPTDALYMATLGAARVAGAQDRLGSIAAGKLADLVLVEGDPTQQIASLRNTQVVMKDGVLFDPDALFAAAGMRPRPRPNKSEGADRVPPGRRPTPPEPP from the coding sequence ATGCCGCCCAGTTCATCGCGTTTGGTCTGTCGCCTGCTCTGCGCGGCGGCGGCCGTCTGCCTGACCGCCGCTTCGCCATCGGCGGCCGACGGCGCCTATGACCTCGTCATCCTCGGCTCCGTCCGCGGCGAAATGGTCGTGGCGAGCGACGCCAAGAGCCGACGGGTGAGTTTTCGCTACGACGACCGCGGACGCGGACACGATATGCGAACCGAACTGCGGGTTGATGCGGCGCGCCTGCCGACCGCCTATGCCGCGAGCGGCCTCAACTATCTCAAGGCGCCGATCGCCGAGACGTTCGAACACACCGATCAGGGCGGCCGCTGGACGAGCGCCGCCGACCAGGGCCAAAGCCCGGACAGGGGCTTCTACCTGCCCCATGAGGCCAGCCTCGACGCAAATACGACCCTGGCCCAGGCGCTTTTGCGCGCGCCGGAGCGCGAACTTGCCATTCTCCCGCGGGGGCGAGCCCGCATCGAGGAAGTGATGCGAACGCGCCTCAGCGGAGACGAAGCGGCTATTTTGTACTTCATCCACGGCCTGTCCTTCGGTCCCGCGCCGCTTTGGCTCGATGAGGCGGGCGATCTGATCTTGGAGGGCAACGGCTGGGCGTCGGCTCGCCGCAAGGGATTGGGCGCGCAGGCCGAAAAGCTCATCGAGCTGCAGCAAGAGGCGCTCACGCAGCGCGAGCGTCGAGATGCGCTACGCCTGGCGCAAAAGCCCTCGGGCCCCGTCGTCTTCCACGACGTCGCGCTCTACGACGCGACCAGGCGCAAGCTCGTCAAGGCCAGGAGCGTGATCGTCGACGGTCAGCGCATCCAATGGGTCGGCCCCGCGCGGCGCGCCAAGATCGCTCCGAACGCCCAGGTCATCAAGGGTCGCGGACGAGTGTTGCTGCCGGGTCTCTTCGACATGCACACCCACCTGGCCGACAATATTGGCGGCCTGCTGGCGATCGCATCGGGCGTGACCAGTGCGCGTGATCTGGCCAATCAGATCGACCCGCTGATCAAGAGGGCCGCGGCCTGGGACGCCGGCGAGCTGATCGGGCCGCGGGTCTTTCGCTCGGCGATGATCGATGCGCGCCATCCGCTGGCCGGCCCCACCGAGCTCTTGGTGGCCACGCCTGATGAGGCTCGGTCGGCTGTCGAGCGGGCGGCAGCGGCGGGCTTCCCGGCGGTCAAACTCTACAGCTCGCTTACGCCCGAACAGGTCCGGGTCATCATCTCCGAGGCCAAGCAGCGGGGCTTGCGCGTTGGCGGCCACGTGCCGGCCGGCATGACCATGACGCAGGCCATCGAGGCCGGATTTGATGAGGTCAACCACGCCAATTTCTGGATGCTGGGCTTCATGGGCCAGGAAGTGGTCGACAAGACCAATTCTCCGGTTCGTCTGACCGCCCTGGGCGAGCGCGGCCGCGACATCGATCTTGGTTCGAAGCCGGTGACGGAGCTGGTGGCGCTGGTCCGCGACCGAAAGATCGTCCTCGATCCCACTTTGAGCGTGTTCGAAGACACCCTCGCCGCCAGGCGCGGCGAGCCGGCCCCCAGCATCGCCGCCGTCGCCGACCGGATGCCGGCCACGGTGGTGCGGTCGATGTCGGGCGGCGGCACGGCGGAGACGGAGGCGCAGCTCGAACGCAACCGCCAGTCGCTCGAGCGGCTGGGCCAGATGTTCATGCTGATGCATCGCGCCGGCGTGACCATGGTGCCCGGCACCGACGGCATCCCGGGCCTCGCCCTCGTGCGCGAACTCGAAACCTATGTGGAGGCGGGTCTTGCGCCCACGGACGCCCTCTACATGGCCACGCTGGGCGCGGCGCGCGTGGCTGGCGCGCAAGATCGTCTCGGTTCGATCGCGGCCGGAAAGCTGGCCGATCTGGTGCTGGTGGAGGGCGATCCAACCCAGCAGATCGCATCGCTGCGCAACACCCAGGTGGTGATGAAGGACGGCGTGCTATTCGATCCCGACGCCCTCTTCGCCGCCGCTGGCATGCGGCCCAGGCCCCGACCCAATAAGAGTGAGGGAGCCGACCGGGTTCCACCTGGCCGTAGACCCACTCCTCCAGAGCCTCCCTGA
- a CDS encoding carboxymuconolactone decarboxylase family protein, which translates to MSETSAVKYEREIPKVLQAMTDVHRAIGTHGFERLLHHLVQLRASQINRCAYCIKMHTQEARRDGETPERLDRLIVWEQVDDFSEREKAALAWTEALTVLDGKADLGALRARLRAHFTDQEIGVLTSIVAMINLWNRIQVSRH; encoded by the coding sequence TTGAGTGAAACGAGCGCCGTCAAGTATGAGCGGGAGATCCCGAAGGTCTTGCAGGCCATGACCGACGTGCACCGTGCCATTGGCACCCACGGTTTCGAGCGACTGCTCCATCATCTCGTCCAGTTGCGCGCGTCGCAGATCAACCGATGCGCCTATTGCATCAAGATGCACACCCAGGAGGCGCGGCGGGACGGCGAAACCCCTGAGCGACTGGACCGTTTGATCGTCTGGGAGCAGGTGGACGACTTCAGCGAACGCGAGAAGGCGGCCCTTGCCTGGACGGAAGCGCTGACCGTGCTCGACGGGAAGGCCGACCTCGGAGCACTCCGGGCCCGATTGAGGGCGCACTTCACGGACCAGGAGATCGGGGTTCTGACCTCGATCGTGGCCATGATCAACCTGTGGAACAGAATCCAGGTGTCGAGGCACTGA
- a CDS encoding isocitrate lyase/phosphoenolpyruvate mutase family protein, whose product MCPGEVWLGSGWWGLLLLANAWDAGSARLVESLGGKAVATTSAGVAWAWGYKDGHALPLERLLQTASAITRAIDVPLTLDMERGFGNTPEEVTSVARLGVAGINIEEDRAVVLERTSLLSPRDYSFDPSRTASTQGEGVTLYR is encoded by the coding sequence GTGTGCCCTGGCGAGGTGTGGCTGGGGAGCGGCTGGTGGGGACTCCTGCTCCTGGCCAACGCCTGGGACGCCGGGAGCGCGCGCCTCGTCGAGAGCCTGGGCGGCAAGGCCGTCGCCACCACCAGCGCCGGGGTCGCCTGGGCCTGGGGCTACAAGGACGGCCATGCCCTGCCGCTCGAGCGCCTGCTGCAAACCGCCAGCGCCATCACCCGCGCCATCGATGTGCCCCTGACCCTCGACATGGAGCGCGGCTTCGGCAACACGCCGGAGGAAGTGACCTCCGTCGCGCGCCTGGGCGTCGCGGGCATCAACATCGAGGAAGATAGAGCTGTTGTTCTCGAGCGGACCTCCCTCCTCTCTCCCCGTGACTACTCCTTCGATCCATCCAGGACCGCTTCCACCCAAGGGGAGGGAGTGACGCTCTACCGGTGA
- a CDS encoding carbohydrate-binding protein — protein MSRSLFAVAIFTLATAGCQDAPEPNIDNLADAGTGPSDGGTSTSACEAFGRFGPPTKTFTLPGPGTSGELYVPDVQTRFKEVDWSTLDRLYIPAGTYKLINLGNLPRRSADRPLVITNTGGQVVIRPPAGSTQGYIWSMSGGANWVLTGRYDPVSGTGHADFPGHRCGAYATSRARYGFLSDDMFLSDGHMGLGIGGAHQFEVEFVEITRAGFAGLRINQAKSGDTVPPLDGLRLHDLYIHDTASEALYLGSTQGAPTPLVSGLKLYNNRFVRTGTEALQSQNLGEGTEVHHNVFAFGALDWRAAFQTYQDNNSQAQVRGGRIHFHHNVFLGGAAALLNFFAGAETGDAPLDVRFTDNYFADTLNLGIYMGGTSGAGSSYLWERNVFRGLDFGYTAVYPSSTDPGVVFRLASAITSPTALKDNRWEGNRKLVSGITGGSGSAGNVTATGNVNGPVAALRFIATGLPEGTPTRGLEMWTARATLATGSPEVTYPAGALVMHDAELYRARSTHTNKVPPENPTIWEHLPLPVDDLRTAPGTEWAEQGVGLLVPAP, from the coding sequence ATGAGCCGGAGCCTCTTCGCCGTTGCCATCTTCACCCTGGCCACCGCGGGCTGCCAGGACGCGCCCGAGCCGAACATCGACAACCTGGCGGACGCCGGCACCGGCCCGTCGGATGGGGGAACGAGCACCAGCGCCTGTGAGGCATTCGGCCGGTTCGGCCCTCCGACGAAGACCTTCACCCTGCCCGGACCGGGTACGAGCGGAGAACTCTACGTTCCAGACGTGCAGACGCGCTTCAAGGAGGTGGACTGGAGCACGCTGGACCGGCTCTACATCCCCGCGGGCACGTACAAGCTCATCAACCTGGGCAACCTGCCACGGCGTAGCGCGGACCGGCCGCTGGTCATCACCAACACGGGGGGGCAGGTCGTCATCCGTCCTCCCGCGGGCAGCACGCAGGGCTACATCTGGAGCATGAGCGGCGGCGCGAACTGGGTGCTCACGGGCCGGTATGACCCGGTCTCGGGGACCGGCCACGCGGACTTTCCGGGTCACCGGTGCGGAGCCTACGCCACGTCCCGGGCCCGCTACGGCTTCCTGAGCGACGACATGTTCCTGAGCGATGGGCACATGGGCCTGGGCATCGGGGGAGCACACCAGTTCGAGGTGGAGTTCGTGGAGATCACCCGCGCTGGCTTCGCGGGGCTGCGCATCAACCAGGCGAAGAGCGGCGACACCGTGCCACCGCTGGATGGCCTCCGGCTGCATGATCTCTACATCCACGACACCGCGAGCGAGGCCCTCTATCTCGGCTCGACCCAGGGTGCGCCCACGCCCCTGGTGTCGGGTCTGAAGCTCTACAACAACCGGTTCGTGCGAACCGGAACGGAGGCCTTGCAATCGCAGAACCTCGGGGAAGGCACGGAGGTGCACCACAACGTCTTCGCCTTCGGCGCGTTGGACTGGCGCGCCGCCTTCCAGACCTACCAGGACAACAACTCCCAGGCCCAGGTGCGGGGTGGCCGCATCCACTTCCACCACAATGTCTTCCTCGGTGGGGCCGCCGCGCTGTTGAACTTCTTCGCGGGCGCGGAGACGGGGGACGCGCCGCTGGACGTGCGCTTCACGGACAATTACTTCGCGGACACACTGAACCTGGGCATCTACATGGGGGGAACGTCGGGCGCCGGCTCGAGCTATCTCTGGGAGCGCAATGTGTTCCGCGGGCTCGATTTCGGCTACACAGCCGTCTATCCCTCCTCGACGGATCCGGGCGTGGTCTTCCGCCTGGCCTCGGCCATCACGTCGCCCACGGCGCTGAAGGACAACAGGTGGGAGGGCAACCGCAAGCTCGTCTCGGGAATCACCGGGGGAAGCGGGAGCGCGGGCAACGTGACGGCAACGGGCAATGTGAATGGCCCCGTGGCCGCCCTGCGTTTCATCGCCACCGGCCTGCCCGAGGGGACGCCCACCCGGGGGCTCGAGATGTGGACGGCTCGTGCCACCCTGGCCACGGGCTCACCCGAGGTCACGTATCCGGCGGGCGCGTTGGTGATGCACGACGCGGAGCTGTACCGGGCGCGCTCCACCCATACCAACAAGGTCCCCCCGGAGAATCCGACGATCTGGGAGCACCTGCCCCTGCCGGTGGATGACCTGCGCACGGCGCCCGGTACCGAGTGGGCGGAGCAAGGCGTGGGCCTCCTGGTGCCGGCCCCGTAG